ATACAGGTATATCGGTTCTGGTAAATATCTCGTCGACCTTTATTTTAGGAAAGTAGCTTCCCTTCGATGCCTTTAGTTCAAGCTCACTCGCTTTTACCTCATTTTTGAGAGCCTTTATTTCAAGGTTGTTCTCCAAAGCGAGATGTATAGCCTCTTGCAAATCAAGCTCTCCCGCATGAACCACACCTGCAAAAGTTACAGCTAACAGGAATGTTCTCATATTCACCTCACAAACGGAATATAATAATATTCTAATTTTCTTAAATTGTCAACTCATCAGTAGTGTTTTAAGGGCTTTACGTAGATATTCCTTTAACTTATCCTTTTCCTCTTCGTCCAAAGCTATACCAAAACTCATTTTGAGCTTTCCTTCACTTTCTTCAAGGACATCTATAAGCCAAGATTCACCTTCTATCTGCTGCATTTCCTCACCGAGTATTATACGGAATCTTACCGCTGTATCTATAAGCTCATCAATCAAGTCGTAACTTACCGCACGTACTGTAAAGCCATATCCTGATATGTCTACTATCTCAAAAGGTCTTAGTAGGTTACCTATCTTTAAAAAGACTACAGGGGACCTTTTTGTAATGAAGAGTCTTAGCTTTTCCGCTTTCAAAATGTCCTCAGGTATAGCGAGTATGATTTCCTTTTCGCTCTTTCCGATTATCCTGCAAGGGATGACAGTGTCATCCCAACCAACTTTTGCACTGCTCCCGAGAATCGCATAACGTTCCAAAATGGGAGTAAGTGACAGGTACAGCTTTTCCCCTTCCAGTTTAAGCTTGTTGGTGTATGTTTTAAAGGTTACCTTTCCCCTTTTTCCCACCTTTTCCAAATACACACTCACTTTCATATTCCAACTCCCTCACAAAATATTCCATTTCCATGCCTCTGGAACCTTTTATAAGTATAACGCTTCCTTCTTTTATAATGTCCCGTATGTAGCTCATGAGCTTCTCTCTTGAGAGGGTATGGTAGCAAGATACGTTATAACGGAGGCATTCCTCGTAAGCGAAGCGCATATTCCTGCCGTAGAAAATGCACATGTCTATGTTTAAATGTGCGCAAAGCCTTCCTACCTCTCTGTGGTACATCTCGGACAGAGTACCAAGCTCAAGCATATCACCTAAAAGGGCGATCTTGTAGCCTTCAAAAAGAGAAAGGGATTCAAGGGCTTTTCTAACAGAGGGAGGGTTAGCGTTGTAAGTATCATCTATGATGAGTAAATTTTCCTTTTTTATGAGATTAAATCTTTGAGGAGAAGGCTCAAAGATTGTGAGATATGAAGCGAATTCATCCCAATCGTATCCCAAAGCTTTTAAAACGCAAAGCGTACAGAGTACATTTTCCATTAGCGCCAAACTTGGAACCGGAAGACTCAAGTTCATACCATTTACTTTAAAGTTAATTCCTTTGCTTGTTAGCTTTACATCTTGAGCCTTTATTTGTCCTTCATCACCAAAAGTTATCGCTTTTTTCAGATCGTAACAGTGAGATACATAATAGGGCAAAATAGCCCAGTCCTCATCCCTCATATCTTCAAAGATCTCACCATTGCCGAGTATCACATCATCTAAGCATCCGAAAGTCTCAAGGTGTTCTTCGCCTATAGCTGTTATGACTCTCACGTGGGGCTTGACTATATCTACAAGCTTTTTTACATCACCCTTTTGGCTTGCACCCATTTCCACAACCCAAAAGTCACAATCGTCATCAAAGTTAGCTATGGAGAGAGGTACACCTATCTGCGAGTTATAATTCTTCGGTGTTTTGCACACTTTGCCCTTTTTAGAAAGCAGGAAGGATATCATCTCCTTTGTAGTTGTCTTACCTGCAGATCCCGCTACTCCTATAACCTTACCTTTGAAGCGTTCCCTCCTATAAGTAGCTATTCTTCTAAGAGCGCTAAGTGTGTCTTCCACTACCAGAAGAAATTTACCATCGGGAACAGGCAATTTTTTTTCTACTATAGCACCTACAGCTCCTTTTAGAAATACCTCGTGGACAAAATCGTGACCATCATGCCTGCTTCCCCTCAAAGCGACAAAAATATTTCCCTCTTTTACCTCCCTACTATCACTACAGAAACCTGAAAAAGTGCTATCCTTTCCGTAGAGTTTACCTTCGCATATACGGGCAAGTTCCAATGCAGTTAGCATAATGTATAATCTTAATGCAATGCTCACTTTGAGAAAAGTAAAGGTTGTGAAAGGACAGTTGAGGGTACCTTCTGACAAGTCCATATCCCACAGGGCGATAATCCTCTCAGCGCTTGCACAAGGAAGGAGTGTCATAAGAAACTGGCTTGTCTCTGACGATACGATGGCAACCTTAAACGCCTTTGCTCAGGTAGGAACACAGATAGAAAGAAGAGGTGACGAGATTAGAGTCAGCGGGAGGAATTATAACTTTATTGAGCCATACAACGTGTTAGATGCCAGAAATTCGGGAACAACCG
This window of the Hydrogenobacter sp. genome carries:
- the murF gene encoding UDP-N-acetylmuramoyl-tripeptide--D-alanyl-D-alanine ligase: MLTALELARICEGKLYGKDSTFSGFCSDSREVKEGNIFVALRGSRHDGHDFVHEVFLKGAVGAIVEKKLPVPDGKFLLVVEDTLSALRRIATYRRERFKGKVIGVAGSAGKTTTKEMISFLLSKKGKVCKTPKNYNSQIGVPLSIANFDDDCDFWVVEMGASQKGDVKKLVDIVKPHVRVITAIGEEHLETFGCLDDVILGNGEIFEDMRDEDWAILPYYVSHCYDLKKAITFGDEGQIKAQDVKLTSKGINFKVNGMNLSLPVPSLALMENVLCTLCVLKALGYDWDEFASYLTIFEPSPQRFNLIKKENLLIIDDTYNANPPSVRKALESLSLFEGYKIALLGDMLELGTLSEMYHREVGRLCAHLNIDMCIFYGRNMRFAYEECLRYNVSCYHTLSREKLMSYIRDIIKEGSVILIKGSRGMEMEYFVRELEYESECVFGKGGKKGKGNL